CAATTGAATCTGGAATTTCTCCGCTTAGATTATTAACAATTAAATCTAATAACTCAAGTTCACTAAGATTACCGATACTAGATGGGATTTCGCCACTTAGTTCATTACTATATAAATATAAAAATTTTAGTTTACTTAGTGCATCAATGTTTGCTGGGATTTCGCCAGTAAAATGATTCATACTTAAATTCAGAGTAGTGAGATTTATAAAGTTTTCAATTCCATAAATGGTTCCGTTAATACCCTGCAAAGAAAGATCGAGCTCGCCAGTAAATTTACTTGCGGCTTCTTTGGTAACGAAGCCGTCCCCATTGTCTAATGTTGGATATTTTTGAACTATTGCATCGTTGAGTGCTACACTACTTGCCTCGAATGCCCAGTCACTTGGTGCTAACAATGGATCACTAGTAGCGTTTAGTTTTTGACCGATTAACGGCAGAGTAAAAGCGAACAAAACAACGCTGAAAATTATGAACATAAGCTGATTGATTTTTTTACTCATTTGTAAGACTCCTTTCTTTATGTACTACTTGGTGTCTTGTTTATATTTTACCATATTATTCATGTTTAAATTTGTTTTACTTTAATAATTATAAAAAAACTTTATATCTTAATGGGATACTGTAGACTTTAACATACAAATTGTAGCTATTTTCAACCAATTAAAAAATAGAATCAAGACCAAGTTGGAAGGGTTGCAATGCTCCCCATCTTGTTGTATACTATGTACGTACATGAGTAATAGAAGTACAATGAATTCAAAAAAGAGAAGCCTGTCGGGACTTCTCTTTTTTTGTGGGATACCCTCACCGTTGCTCACCTTTCTTATCGATTGCTCGAATCAAGACAATAAGCAGCAGAAGCACGATAATAAGTGTTTCCATTGGATTCCCCATTTCGGGTATTTATCGTATCACCACGAGGATTATTATACCTCAAATCACTATTTAATTAGTATGAATTTAGAGAAAAGGCAGCTGCATGTACAGCTGCCTTATAATTTAATGTCAATTATGGGTTCAATTTGAAAAAACACACCACTGGTATTGAGACAACCGAACTTTTTTTGATTTGTTATTTGTGGATTTGCTAGTGTTTATTCAGCAATAAATGCTTACAAAACAGTTGCCATTTTTTATTAACTATAATGATTATCTTTTCTTTTTTTGTATAGTAAGCACTAGAAGGTCAATTCCAATTATTAAAGAACTAAGTATTAAACTAACGCTGCTTTCTCCAGTTACTGGCAGTGTTTCTGGTAGTGTTGGTTGCTCATTTTTCTTCCATTGCGCATAAAGGGTTACATTATTTGCAGGCATTGTTGTCGCTTCGAAGTTCCAAGCTGTACCACTACCGTCAGCAGCAGTATTCCAGCCGAGAAATGTGTATCCACCTCTTACCGGTTCAGGTACAGCAGTAGCTTTATTACCTGCAAGTAAATTTCGTTGTGTTACAGGAGCTACTCCGCTTGCGCCATTTAAATCAAAAGAAAGGGTATATTGATTAAAGACAAAGTTCAGCTGAACAGAATCGAGAGTCACCGCATGATTACTATTATTAGGAAATAAACCTGTATCAGTTGCTCGTATTTTCGCAAATACATTGCCCTCTTTAACAACCGCGCCATTTTGAATGTAATCGTCTATATCAACTGGATTATTATTTTCATCAACGTAATCGGTGAGTATAAATGTATGCCCAGAGGATACTGGTGCTATTTCATCTTGTGGCTCATCATACACTTGTACCATTTGTGACAAATCAATTGCTAATAATGCTTGTTCGCTATTAATGGTAAATGGAGTTAAACTTTCCTTAAGTTGTAGTTGTCTTTGTTGTTCATAGGCGAATGACATATTTAACCCAAGTGTGTTTAGAACTGTATCATAATTGTCGGGTAGAAGGTTATTCTCTATAGGCATATAGTCTAGACTTAATAGATTACTGATTTCTGTTGGCAAACTTGTGAGCTGATTATCATAAAGTTCTAAATACTCTAAATTAGAGAGAGTACTAATTTCTACTGGGAGACTTGTAAGTTGATTATCAAATAAACTTAAAACTATTAGATTTGAAAGATTCCCTATTTGAGCAGGAAGACTGGTTAGCTGATTACTATCTAGTTCTATAACCACCACACTGGCAAGGTTGCCTATTTCTGGTGGAAGACTACTGAGTTGGTTATTATGTAATGATAGTGAACTTAAATCAATAAGATTACCAATTTCTGCGGGCAAAACGCTCAATCGATTATTGTTCAAGCCTAAGTAATCCAAAGCAGAAAGGTTGCCTATCTCTGCTGGAATGCTAGTCAGTTCGTTATAGCTTAACGAAAGTTGTAACAAGCTAGAAAGATTCCCTATTTCGGGCGGGAGACTGGTCAATTGGTTATCTGCTAAATCCAAAAACATTAAGTTAGAAAGAGAACCAATTCCTGTTATGTCGGAGATGTTTTTATTAAACGCAATCAAGCTTGTGAGTCCGTCAACCATCACCTGAGTTAAGACTACATTTGTATCACCCGCAGATACTTGATCCGCAACAGCCTGAGCTAAATTTGGATCTGGAAAGGTTTCTGCAATTGTAAATCCTACTCCTCCATTTGCAGAAATAGGATTATCTTCTGCTTTAATACTGGCCGTCAACACATTTGACAGCAGAAGTATGCTTACTAATATAGCGAATACACGCTTTCCAGTAAGTAATTTCTTTTTTATATTTTATTGCTCCTTTGGTTATTAAATATAATTCTTTCAATAGTCATATTTTTTTGTGTTATTACATTTATGCATATATCATTATAACAACAAGGAGAGGCTTTGT
This genomic stretch from Culicoidibacter larvae harbors:
- a CDS encoding InlB B-repeat-containing protein — its product is MTASIKAEDNPISANGGVGFTIAETFPDPNLAQAVADQVSAGDTNVVLTQVMVDGLTSLIAFNKNISDITGIGSLSNLMFLDLADNQLTSLPPEIGNLSSLLQLSLSYNELTSIPAEIGNLSALDYLGLNNNRLSVLPAEIGNLIDLSSLSLHNNQLSSLPPEIGNLASVVVIELDSNQLTSLPAQIGNLSNLIVLSLFDNQLTSLPVEISTLSNLEYLELYDNQLTSLPTEISNLLSLDYMPIENNLLPDNYDTVLNTLGLNMSFAYEQQRQLQLKESLTPFTINSEQALLAIDLSQMVQVYDEPQDEIAPVSSGHTFILTDYVDENNNPVDIDDYIQNGAVVKEGNVFAKIRATDTGLFPNNSNHAVTLDSVQLNFVFNQYTLSFDLNGASGVAPVTQRNLLAGNKATAVPEPVRGGYTFLGWNTAADGSGTAWNFEATTMPANNVTLYAQWKKNEQPTLPETLPVTGESSVSLILSSLIIGIDLLVLTIQKKKR